Genomic DNA from Deinococcus sonorensis KR-87:
CGGACTGGGCGAACGCCGTGCTGCACACCTGCTCCGGCACGACCATCACGACGCAGAGCTTCGGTGGCCCGATCACCATCACCAAGGGCGGAACATACACGGGCAACTGGGAAAGCACGGACCCCAACGTCCCAGTCATCACGATCAAGACCAGTGAACCGGTGATCATTCAGAACAGCACGCTGCGCGGCCGCGGCAACCTGGTGGCGGGCTTCCGCAACCGCGTGACCCTGCGCAACAACAAAGGCTACGTGCTCAACCCCAACGTGTACGGCAAGATCTTCGGACGGTTTGCCAACCTGGAAGAGGCGTACAACATCACCATCGAGAACAACTACTTCGAGCATGGCACCGGCATCTACCTGCGTGCCTTCTACGGGGATCCCAGCAAGGGTGAGGGCATCCGCATCCGCAACAACCAGCTGCGCAACATCGATGGCCGCCAGAGCAACGGGGCGGGTGGGTACAACGGGCAGCGCACCATCGCGCAGGCGGTGCTGTTCAACACGATCCAGAAGGTGGCCAACGTGGACATCAGCTGGAACGAGATCATCAACACGCCCGGCAACAGCTATCCCGAAGAGAACATCAACCTGTACATGAGCAGCGGCACCGCCAGCAGCCCGATGCGGGTCCACGACAACTACATCCAGGGCGCCTACAACGCCGACCCGGCCACCAACGCGACCTACCCGGGCGGCGGGATCCTGCTGGGCGACGGGCAGGCGAGTGACCCGAGCCTGATGGGCCACGCCCGGGTGTACAACAACCAGATCGTCAGCACCTCCAACCATGGACTGGGCATCGCGGGTGGCGTGGACAACCAGATCTACAACAACCGGGTGATCAGCAGCGGTCGCCTCCCGGACGGCCGCCCGATCGCGGCGCAGAACGTGGGCCTGTACGTGTGGGATCCCTACGATCTCGGGAAGAAGAGCCCGCCGATGTTCGCGAACAACGTGATGCGGGATAACTTCGTGATGTGGACCAAGGTCAAGAGTGACGGCACCACCACGACCAACCCCTGGTGGGTGCCGGACTGCGGCCTGAACAACACCATCTGCAGCGGCAACGTCAACGGCGGCACCGCCACCCTCGACACCGAGAAGCAAGAGTACCAGCGCTGGCTCTCCAAGCTCACCACCGCCAACGTCAACGTCGGCCCCCAGTAACCCCCGACACCCACGGCGGGCCAGCGGACATCCGCTGGCCCGCCGTGTTGTTCGGAACACCCAGCCATCACCGCCGCGGCCGTTGATTCCGGGCTGGCGCCTCCGCATGGTTCCCCGAGGCACCCATGCTCAGCGGCTGGCACGCGGCGGCCGCTGCGCTCCAAGGGGTCCTGCGTGGGCCTGCTCCCAGCCGACCGGCAAGGACCACGAGCCGAGCAGACATCTGCCTTCAGCAAGGCGAATGTCCTCCGGCGCCGCTCCACCAGACGTCTGGCGAGGGGTTTGAGGTCCAGGGTGGGGCGCCAGAATGCAGCCCATGCAGGACGTCCCCGCAGAACGCCCATCAGGCCCGTTGCTGGGCTTCACCTGGCGAGCGTCTTGAACGGCGGCGCCGTCCGGGGTGCGGCTCGCCACGGCCCCTGCGCCCGCCACGCGACCCACCCGCGCCGGGCAGCCGGTACCCGGGGTGCTGTCTGCGGGCTTGTCAAGCGCGCCCGCGAAACTTACACTGCCTGCCGTGCTCCGGTCGAACGACCGCGGTCCGGGTGACCGCCGTCTTCCGTTCGCCCGGCAGGCCAGGAGGCGACGTATGCAAGCGATGACCCTCCGCCACTACGGCGGCCCGGACGTCTTTCAGCAAGAAGACCTCCCCACGCCCGTCGCCCAGGCGGGTGAAGTGCTGGTGGCGGTGCGTGCCGTGGCGATCAACCCGGTCGATTACAAGTGGCGCCAGCACGGGCCGTTCACGACCTTCCCGGTGATCCTCGGCTGGGATGTCGCCGGGGTGGTCGAGGCCCTCGGCCCGGACGTCACGGACTTCCAGGTCGGGGACGCGGTGTATGGCATGGTGCGCTTTCCCCAGGAGGGACGCGCGTACGCCGAATACGTGGCCGCACCCGCCGCGGACCTGGCCCTCAAACCGCCGCGGCTGAGCTTCGAGGAGGCCGCCGCGACCACCCTGGCCGCCCTGACCGCCGAGCAGGTGTTCGAAGCGGCAGACCTTCAGGCCGGGCAACGGGTGCTGATTCATGCCGGCGCCGGAGGGGTGGGGCACTTCGCGGTACAGCT
This window encodes:
- a CDS encoding NPCBM/NEW2 domain-containing protein, coding for MTTASFAAFSLLKRPAVLGLVTALTATLAACGSTPAPAGAARTFENDGQGAPWTAAPSQTIRALSITDGDNTLSSQTWTAATNGWGPIEKNKSNAGSTAGDGQTLALNGKTYTTGFGTHANSSMTFSTGGKCATFTSDIGLDDEVGSQGSVVFQVYADGAKLYDSGTMTGSSATKSVNVNISGKQELKLVVTDAGDGNNYDHADWANAVLHTCSGTTITTQSFGGPITITKGGTYTGNWESTDPNVPVITIKTSEPVIIQNSTLRGRGNLVAGFRNRVTLRNNKGYVLNPNVYGKIFGRFANLEEAYNITIENNYFEHGTGIYLRAFYGDPSKGEGIRIRNNQLRNIDGRQSNGAGGYNGQRTIAQAVLFNTIQKVANVDISWNEIINTPGNSYPEENINLYMSSGTASSPMRVHDNYIQGAYNADPATNATYPGGGILLGDGQASDPSLMGHARVYNNQIVSTSNHGLGIAGGVDNQIYNNRVISSGRLPDGRPIAAQNVGLYVWDPYDLGKKSPPMFANNVMRDNFVMWTKVKSDGTTTTNPWWVPDCGLNNTICSGNVNGGTATLDTEKQEYQRWLSKLTTANVNVGPQ
- a CDS encoding NADP-dependent oxidoreductase gives rise to the protein MQAMTLRHYGGPDVFQQEDLPTPVAQAGEVLVAVRAVAINPVDYKWRQHGPFTTFPVILGWDVAGVVEALGPDVTDFQVGDAVYGMVRFPQEGRAYAEYVAAPAADLALKPPRLSFEEAAATTLAALTAEQVFEAADLQAGQRVLIHAGAGGVGHFAVQLAKARGATVLATGSLANRAFILELGADQFIDYRAQPFEQQVSGVDVVFDTVGGDTQARSFQVLRPGGRLVTIVGTPSAALAEQYGVTAQRLLVHPSRAQLERFNQLIADGALRPHVSQVFPLDRVADAHRAQETGRTVGKLVLHVTGP